GATGGTGATCTTTCCTGTAAAATCCATGTCGTAACGATAATCCACATTGAGGAATTTTTCGATAAAATGCATATAGGTAAAACAATCTCCCAGCCTCACCCCAAGGAAAAGAAAACGCACGTCTTTTCTGAAATGCAATTTGGAGAACGTGGAATTCTCTCCAATGGACTCATGGCCTATACCAGTGGCAATATCTTTATCTTCGCCTACCATGGCTACCGACATCAACGGATCAACAGATCGCACGGCCTCAGGCTGTTTACGGATGAATTCATTCAGGGAACCCATTTTTGATTTGGATTTTCTAAGGTCGAAATCCATGCCATTGCAGAAACTGAAAGTAAAGGTAGGAACGCAGATGGTCGGAACTTTTAATTCTTGTATGGTCTGGTAAAGAATCTGCAGGATATCATTTTTATGCA
This window of the Bacteroidales bacterium genome carries:
- a CDS encoding AAC(3) family N-acetyltransferase translates to MEEIKLFQTIKNEWVSNHDILKALEQCDAHRCKILYIHTGLSFGIPNPALHKNDILQILYQTIQELKVPTICVPTFTFSFCNGMDFDLRKSKSKMGSLNEFIRKQPEAVRSVDPLMSVAMVGEDKDIATGIGHESIGENSTFSKLHFRKDVRFLFLGVRLGDCFTYMHFIEKFLNVDYRYDMDFTGKITIDDKTYTDTFKLFVRFRNILPGKGSYVYEDMLLENKMAKRALCGNSFISSVEEPPAFELYKKLIEKDPNYFIDPKSVFDQDKTFEVKDMVAL